The segment TCCCGATTGCGGATATGAGTGGGGTGAAGATGCACTGCATGATGAAGACAAATCTGATAACACATCACGCGACAGCAATGGCGAAGTATTAGCCGATGGAGATAGTGTAACCGTTATCAAAGACTTGCCCGTGAAAGGTTCGTCAATGGTGGTAAAACGAGGTACAAAAGTTAAAAATATTCGTCTTACGGATGATTTTACACATATTGAAGGCAAGGTAGAAGGCAGTAGTATTTATCTGAAAACCGAATTTTTAAAAAAATCATAATCTGTTCGTTAAAAAGGAACACCATACGCTTTACAATACTTCGCCGTTTGGTGAATAAAATAAACCGAATTTGATTGAATCAGTTCTTCCACTCGGAAAATTTCAATTTTAAGTATTTCTGCTATTTCTTTCTTTGTAAACGAATTAAAATCGGGTAGTTTTTCACCCAACATGGCAAGTTGTTCTTTGGGTAACGGTTCGTATTGGTATTCGTCAGTAATTTTACAGTCAAAAACTTTTACCAATTTTTCAAATGATGGATTTTTGACTTTCATCCTTTCAAAAATAGTAGTATCTGTTTGAACAACCGATTCTATGCTAACCTGTTGTTTTCTGTTTTGAATATCCCAAATTAAGCAATCGGCAACATCGTATTGTGTTTCGGGAGAGAGTTGTACTAAACTGTCAAAAACGAACACTTGAATACCATAGCTTACGAGTATATTCGATTTTTCAACCCATGATTGATGTGCATCCACATCAGGCAAAAGAATGACTTTACGGTTTGACAGTACTTTGCAGACTTCTTTATCCGCCCATCTGCATCCGTTCTTTCCGCCCGTTGCCAACCAAATGTAATCGGGCAGCAATTCGCTGCAAATACATGCTGTTTTTTCCGATTCCACAATGGCTACCGCTTTATCTTTATTTTCGGGTATACTTAAAAGATGTTCACCGAAAAAACATTGTTTGTGGTTAAAGTGGTATAAACGCATCAAAGAATGTACTCCAACAGGATGTTTTGTTTTGTCCCTGTGTAAATCGAATGTATAATGCATCCTTTTTCCGTAACGGACATTTCCCGAAACATCAACTTGCCAAAAAATTACACCTTCGTCTTTGGTTGTTCCCAAAAAATAGCGATGAATAATGTTTTTTATCTGTATCTCATCGAATATGGTTTGTAAAGCATTGGTAAAGCTGTTCGTTTCATACCTTGCCATTGACGAAATCATTACACGATACTCAAAATAGTCCGTCTTTTTTGCTTTTGGCACGCATACACGATGCTTTTCAACTGCTTGAGCATAGCTTTCTATTTGCTTTTTATCTGCAATATATTGCTTTTCATTCGGGCAATCTTCAAAGAACTGCTTCGGTGTGTAATGATAACCGCATGACGATTCTCTGTTACATCTGCCTACATGGTCGGGTAACGAATAATTGTTTTCGGTATCTATATAGCTTACAAATTCACCTTTGCGTTCGCAAGCAGGACAAATATGCCTTGTTCGCAATCCTTTATAAGGCTCTAATATGAATCTATGTTGTTGCATGATTGATTTTTTGGTTTTTATGTACACCATAAGAAGTACGCATTTGCTATTTAATTTATTGATTATTATTTAATTAAGTGCGTACTTGAAGTACGCAGGAG is part of the Bacteroidales bacterium genome and harbors:
- a CDS encoding alkylphosphonate utilization protein: MENCPKCQGENNYFDGTSNICPDCGYEWGEDALHDEDKSDNTSRDSNGEVLADGDSVTVIKDLPVKGSSMVVKRGTKVKNIRLTDDFTHIEGKVEGSSIYLKTEFLKKS
- a CDS encoding DUF6371 domain-containing protein, with the protein product MQQHRFILEPYKGLRTRHICPACERKGEFVSYIDTENNYSLPDHVGRCNRESSCGYHYTPKQFFEDCPNEKQYIADKKQIESYAQAVEKHRVCVPKAKKTDYFEYRVMISSMARYETNSFTNALQTIFDEIQIKNIIHRYFLGTTKDEGVIFWQVDVSGNVRYGKRMHYTFDLHRDKTKHPVGVHSLMRLYHFNHKQCFFGEHLLSIPENKDKAVAIVESEKTACICSELLPDYIWLATGGKNGCRWADKEVCKVLSNRKVILLPDVDAHQSWVEKSNILVSYGIQVFVFDSLVQLSPETQYDVADCLIWDIQNRKQQVSIESVVQTDTTIFERMKVKNPSFEKLVKVFDCKITDEYQYEPLPKEQLAMLGEKLPDFNSFTKKEIAEILKIEIFRVEELIQSNSVYFIHQTAKYCKAYGVPF